The Cyclobacteriaceae bacterium DNA segment AACGTGATTTACGGTGTTTGTCAGGGCTTCCATGAACTTGTTAAAGTCCTCCTTGTACAGAAAAATCTTATGCTTTTCGTAGGTAAACCCATCTTCCTTAAACCGTTTTTTACTTTCGGTGATGGTGAGGTAGAAATCGTTTGAGCGGGTCGACTTCACATCAAAAAAATAGGTTCTTTTACCGGCTTTTACTTTCGCAGAGTAAATCTCATCTCTGCCATTAGTCTTGTTCTCTTCCACAATCCTGCAGGTTTAAAGGTTGGTTTAGGTGATTTTTATCGTGTTAATATAGTATTTTGGATGGTTATTGCAAACTAAGCCAACCACCTGAAAATTTCTGAGTCCGCTTAAATCCATTTATATAAGCCAAATGGCCAGTTTTTTTAACCTTACAAATTTGCCCCAACACTGAAATGAAATTGAATCTGAATGAAATACGCCCCTCCGGCAATCTTGAACTGCTGGCGCGCCAGTTGGTAGAAGGCTTTATTACCGGTTTGCACAAATCGCCTTACCACGGATTTTCAGTCGAGTTTGCCGAACACCGCCTGTATAATGAAGGGGAAAGTACCCGCCATATCGATTGGAAAGCCTACGCCCGAACCGACAGGTTGTATACCAAGCAGTATGAAGAAGAAACGAACCTGAGATGCCTGATTGCCATCGACACTTCCCCCTCTATG contains these protein-coding regions:
- a CDS encoding DUF3276 family protein; this translates as MEENKTNGRDEIYSAKVKAGKRTYFFDVKSTRSNDFYLTITESKKRFKEDGFTYEKHKIFLYKEDFNKFMEALTNTVNHVKKELLPDVDFDQFDHVHEHHEGEEAVAPSAKTSQDGELKWD